The Vigna radiata var. radiata cultivar VC1973A chromosome 6, Vradiata_ver6, whole genome shotgun sequence DNA segment CCAACAAACTCCATCAAAAGAGAACTTCTCTTTTCCCTCCACCAACAAATTCTTTCCCTGCCACAGACCCCACACAGAGAAGAATAACACCCGCATTAGATACACCCGAAATATATAAACcattcttaatatataaatatatatacaaactcATACTCACACAAACACCACATACCTATTACAAGATCTatgtttcatcttcttcaatagTTCTGTGCTTCCCACACACCATACATCCTACCCTTCATCCACTGTACAAGGAAACTCtatcttgttttttattttttttgtttttgatctGAGAAATCAAGGACTTTCAGTTGTGGCTACTACAAGGAGGTTACCTTCAGATTCTGGTGCCTTTGCGGACTGGGCAGGGACTGGTTCTTCCACTGCTGCTGCTGCCGGTGGCCGCGCTGTCCCCGTGGACGACCTCTCCCTTGGTTTCAATGCTGGTCCTGCCGCCCCAGCAGCAGCCACCGGACCCACCACTGGAATGTGGTCCGGTGCCAATAGGTCGATCAATTACCCCGAAATGGGAATGTTCGTGGTGGCGCCAGCCTCCTCtttccaccaccatcaccaccaccaacaacaGCCCCCACACGACCCCGTCATGGCAGATTCCCTCAACCCGGCTACTGCACTCGGCGTCGGCGTCATCCCTCTTCTTGCCGCCACGCCGTGTCTGGAATCCGACAACTTCCTCGGAAACAGGCCACGTGGTGGGGGAATTCAGTTTTGGCAAGACCAAGGGCCCCATCAGAGCCACTACATGAAGAAACAGCAACAGCAGGGGCTTCTCGACCAAAGTAACACTAGTTCTGGAAACTTGGTTCAAACCAGTGGCGGCTTAACTGCTTCGGGTACCAGTAGTGGGGGAACTACGTGCCAAGATTGCGGAAACCAGGCCAAGAA contains these protein-coding regions:
- the LOC106763248 gene encoding protein LATERAL ROOT PRIMORDIUM 1-like; the protein is YIQTHTHTNTTYLLQDLCFIFFNSSVLPTHHTSYPSSTVQGNSILFFIFFVFDLRNQGLSVVATTRRLPSDSGAFADWAGTGSSTAAAAGGRAVPVDDLSLGFNAGPAAPAAATGPTTGMWSGANRSINYPEMGMFVVAPASSFHHHHHHQQQPPHDPVMADSLNPATALGVGVIPLLAATPCLESDNFLGNRPRGGGIQFWQDQGPHQSHYMKKQQQQGLLDQSNTSSGNLVQTSGGLTASGTSSGGTTCQDCGNQAKKDCTNRRCRTCCKSRGFDCPTHVKSTWVPAARRRERQLMTAATAAVAGSSGSTSGTKKPRLIASQTTTTSHTSTSNTTPPRSFDTSSSHQDAGFKESLPGQVRAPAVFKCVRVTAVEDGQDEYAYQAVVKIGGHVFKGFLYDQGVENRDVYPNLSELHLGGGNGGSGSGGSGGVGRNGVSSSSPMMDPSDVYAGSGGGLLGGSSAYGNPMN